The bacterium genome includes a region encoding these proteins:
- a CDS encoding sigma 54-interacting transcriptional regulator, which yields MNAEERLRIMTKVTGAVLAHHDFGGFFQAVADCMKELLPNVDDFGIARYRAEREEFEIIATIVEDEATTNMGVRSGRGEHTPGGFLLKRGRTTMVNDMDAFEKQLGARMREKFRRPFQSAIGALLEHGDKLIGYMYITSMQKSAWDEHHRDVFDLIRTVVTLAVDNALAYDELHRMKEEAELQGQYLRSEIEENFPADGLIGRSRLWKSVIAQVQQVAPTESTVLIQGETGTGKEVLARAIHERSTRARKPLIKVNCGALPENLIESELFGHERGAFTGAMNRRVGRFELAHGGTIFLDEIGEMPMSLQVRLLRVLQEREFERVGGEKPIRVNVRVITATNKDLRAEVAAGRFRADLYYRLNVFPIDVPPLRVRPEDAVLLTKYFLQRFAERIGRKGLQLTEESVQAVANYSWPGNVRELEHLVERGIILAQGNQVDLKALLMPNPATLAFPSDPPSPMATLQMPDVSQPAREVAEGKKVSLKDSFAEAERSAIIHALEECNYTIGGKNGAAAMLGLKRQTLQSKIKKLGIPMNKGKSEPVGSNS from the coding sequence ATGAACGCTGAAGAACGGCTTCGCATCATGACTAAAGTCACCGGGGCGGTGCTTGCGCACCACGACTTCGGGGGCTTTTTCCAGGCCGTCGCCGACTGCATGAAGGAACTCCTTCCGAACGTCGACGACTTCGGGATCGCCCGCTATCGGGCCGAGCGCGAGGAGTTCGAGATCATCGCCACGATTGTCGAGGATGAAGCGACAACGAACATGGGCGTGCGCAGCGGCCGCGGGGAACACACCCCAGGCGGGTTCCTGCTCAAGCGCGGTCGCACCACGATGGTCAACGACATGGACGCGTTCGAGAAGCAGTTGGGCGCCCGGATGCGCGAGAAATTCCGCCGCCCGTTCCAGTCCGCAATCGGTGCCCTGCTTGAGCACGGCGACAAGCTGATCGGTTACATGTACATCACGTCGATGCAGAAGAGCGCCTGGGACGAGCATCACCGGGACGTCTTCGACCTCATCCGCACGGTCGTGACGCTGGCCGTGGACAACGCTCTGGCCTACGACGAACTGCATCGCATGAAGGAGGAGGCCGAGCTGCAGGGACAGTACCTGCGCTCCGAGATTGAAGAGAATTTCCCGGCAGACGGCCTGATCGGTCGCTCGCGGCTATGGAAGTCGGTGATCGCCCAGGTCCAGCAAGTGGCGCCGACCGAGAGCACCGTTCTGATCCAGGGCGAGACCGGCACCGGCAAGGAGGTGCTGGCCCGCGCGATCCACGAACGCAGCACCCGCGCCCGCAAGCCGCTGATCAAGGTCAACTGCGGCGCCTTGCCGGAGAACCTGATTGAGTCCGAGCTGTTCGGCCACGAGCGGGGCGCCTTCACCGGGGCCATGAACCGCCGCGTCGGGCGCTTCGAGCTGGCCCACGGCGGTACGATTTTCCTCGATGAAATCGGCGAGATGCCGATGTCGCTGCAGGTCCGGCTGCTCCGGGTCCTGCAGGAGCGCGAATTCGAGCGGGTCGGCGGTGAGAAGCCGATCCGGGTGAATGTGCGCGTGATCACCGCGACAAACAAGGACTTGCGGGCGGAAGTGGCCGCCGGCCGCTTCCGGGCGGACTTGTACTATCGCCTCAATGTCTTTCCCATCGATGTGCCGCCGCTGCGCGTCCGGCCGGAGGACGCCGTGCTGCTGACGAAGTATTTCCTGCAGCGCTTCGCCGAGCGCATCGGGCGCAAGGGGCTCCAACTGACCGAAGAGAGCGTCCAGGCCGTAGCGAACTACTCCTGGCCTGGGAACGTGCGGGAGCTCGAGCATCTTGTTGAACGAGGGATTATCCTGGCTCAGGGCAACCAGGTAGACCTGAAGGCCCTGTTGATGCCGAACCCTGCGACATTGGCGTTTCCGAGCGATCCGCCCAGCCCGATGGCGACATTGCAGATGCCTGATGTCTCCCAGCCTGCACGCGAAGTCGCAGAGGGCAAGAAGGTCTCTCTGAAGGATAGTTTCGCCGAAGCCGAACGTTCGGCGATTATCCACGCCCTGGAGGAATGCAATTACACAATCGGGGGCAAGAACGGCGCGGCGGCAATGCTTGGGCTGAAGCGCCAGACTCTCCAATCGAAGATCAAGAAGCTGGGAATCCCCATGAATAAGGGGAAAAGCGAGCCCGTGGGGTCA